One segment of Engraulis encrasicolus isolate BLACKSEA-1 chromosome 7, IST_EnEncr_1.0, whole genome shotgun sequence DNA contains the following:
- the LOC134452926 gene encoding serine/threonine-protein phosphatase 4 regulatory subunit 2-A-like isoform X1, with protein MFLCVCVRRLPDLSAGFAEISSISCSPAQQNIPLSRRPSYSTPRSPHRSVHQSRIPGAPTAVQALPSLQNLLDTHTPSHTPSQESASTSKATEESDEEEADSSAASQSGFLSVSSRQLRETGLAEEGRRGMSGGDVEAESDDQDEEDDRASASVCSGGGVCEAPRSFSPSSSEEEEQPSRTASLAAFEEEEERMLSQEREKEETDDEEDDEDDDGEGSQTEGRPSDDDFISVGDSPDRGPEVEVYDMVRHQPAEGMEETQRASSTLDDVLQGMLEPSSNRRARSPERSANHRARSPERSSNHRARSPGTRLHSRHVMIMEAEMDVEGASSRPGGDTAERQLQEVASDPPGLVMSAKPDDRAEYQGIWSHPHRVIVLEHTPGKEPYRRTREPQD; from the exons atgtttctctgtgtgtgtgttaggaggttGCCAGATCTGTCTGCTGGTTTTGCGGAGATCTCCAGCATCAGCTGTTCCCCAGCGCAGCAAAACATCCCACTGAGCAGAAGACCCTCATACAGCACTCCACGAAGCCCtcaca GGTCTGTGCACCAGAGCCGTATACCCGGAGCCCCCACCGCAGTCCAGGCACTGCCCTCTCTGCAGAAcctcctggacacacacacacccagccacacacccagccag gaGTCGGCCTCCACTTCCAAAGCCACTGAGGAGTCTGACGAGGAGGAAGCTGATTCATCGGCCGCCAGCCAATCAGGCTTCTTGTCAGTGAGCTCACGGCAGCTACGCGAGACAGGATTGGCTGAGGAAGGGAGAAGGGGCATGTCTGGTGGAGATGTGGAGGCGGAGTCAGATGATCAGG atgaggaggatgatagagcatctgcatctgtgtgtagcggtggtggtgtgtgtgaggctcCTCGGTCCTTCAGCCCCTCGTCatcagaggaagaggagcagcccTCTCGCACTGCATCACTTGCAGCCTTCGAGGAAG AGGAGGAGCGTATGCTATcgcaggagagggagaaggaggagactgatgatgaggaggatgatgaggatgacgatGGGGAGGGCTCTCAGACTGAAGGCCGACCCTCTGATGATGACTTCATATCAGTAGGGGACAGCCCTGACAGAG GTCCTGAAGTGGAGGTATACGATATGGTGAGGCACCAGCCAGCAGAGGGCATGGAGGAGACACAACg ggccagcTCCACTCTGGACGACGTGCTTCAGGGCATGCTGGAGCCATCCTCTAATCGAAGAGCCAGGAGCCCTGAGCgctcagccaatcacagagcCAGGAGCCCCGAGCGCTCATCCAATCATAGAGCCAGGAGCCCTGGCACCCGTCTACACTCCAGACACGT gatgATCATGGAGGCTGAGATGGATGTCGAGGGTGCGAGCAGCAGACCAGGAGGAGACACAGCAGAGCGTCAg TTACAGGAAGTGGCGTCTGATCCTCCTGGCCTCGTCATGTCAGCCAAACCAGACGACCGAGCGGAGTACCAAGGCATCTGGAGTCacccacacag GGTGATTGTGCTGGAACACACTCCTGGGAAGGAGCCGTACAGGAGAACCAGAGAACCACAAGACTGA
- the LOC134452926 gene encoding serine/threonine-protein phosphatase 4 regulatory subunit 2-A-like isoform X2 produces the protein MFLCVCVRRLPDLSAGFAEISSISCSPAQQNIPLSRRPSYSTPRSPHRSVHQSRIPGAPTAVQALPSLQNLLDTHTPSHTPSQESASTSKATEESDEEEADSSAASQSGFLSVSSRQLRETGLAEEGRRGMSGGDVEAESDDQDEEDDRASASVCSGGGVCEAPRSFSPSSSEEEEQPSRTASLAAFEEEEERMLSQEREKEETDDEEDDEDDDGEGSQTEGRPSDDDFISVGDSPDRGPEVEVYDMVRHQPAEGMEETQRASSTLDDVLQGMLEPSSNRRARSPERSANHRARSPERSSNHRARSPGTRLHSRHVMIMEAEMDVEGASSRPGGDTAERQEVASDPPGLVMSAKPDDRAEYQGIWSHPHRVIVLEHTPGKEPYRRTREPQD, from the exons atgtttctctgtgtgtgtgttaggaggttGCCAGATCTGTCTGCTGGTTTTGCGGAGATCTCCAGCATCAGCTGTTCCCCAGCGCAGCAAAACATCCCACTGAGCAGAAGACCCTCATACAGCACTCCACGAAGCCCtcaca GGTCTGTGCACCAGAGCCGTATACCCGGAGCCCCCACCGCAGTCCAGGCACTGCCCTCTCTGCAGAAcctcctggacacacacacacccagccacacacccagccag gaGTCGGCCTCCACTTCCAAAGCCACTGAGGAGTCTGACGAGGAGGAAGCTGATTCATCGGCCGCCAGCCAATCAGGCTTCTTGTCAGTGAGCTCACGGCAGCTACGCGAGACAGGATTGGCTGAGGAAGGGAGAAGGGGCATGTCTGGTGGAGATGTGGAGGCGGAGTCAGATGATCAGG atgaggaggatgatagagcatctgcatctgtgtgtagcggtggtggtgtgtgtgaggctcCTCGGTCCTTCAGCCCCTCGTCatcagaggaagaggagcagcccTCTCGCACTGCATCACTTGCAGCCTTCGAGGAAG AGGAGGAGCGTATGCTATcgcaggagagggagaaggaggagactgatgatgaggaggatgatgaggatgacgatGGGGAGGGCTCTCAGACTGAAGGCCGACCCTCTGATGATGACTTCATATCAGTAGGGGACAGCCCTGACAGAG GTCCTGAAGTGGAGGTATACGATATGGTGAGGCACCAGCCAGCAGAGGGCATGGAGGAGACACAACg ggccagcTCCACTCTGGACGACGTGCTTCAGGGCATGCTGGAGCCATCCTCTAATCGAAGAGCCAGGAGCCCTGAGCgctcagccaatcacagagcCAGGAGCCCCGAGCGCTCATCCAATCATAGAGCCAGGAGCCCTGGCACCCGTCTACACTCCAGACACGT gatgATCATGGAGGCTGAGATGGATGTCGAGGGTGCGAGCAGCAGACCAGGAGGAGACACAGCAGAGCGTCAg GAAGTGGCGTCTGATCCTCCTGGCCTCGTCATGTCAGCCAAACCAGACGACCGAGCGGAGTACCAAGGCATCTGGAGTCacccacacag GGTGATTGTGCTGGAACACACTCCTGGGAAGGAGCCGTACAGGAGAACCAGAGAACCACAAGACTGA